The following coding sequences are from one Aliarcobacter skirrowii CCUG 10374 window:
- the ccoO gene encoding cytochrome-c oxidase, cbb3-type subunit II, whose product MFHWFEQRPFFFAVLVFIFISFAGIIEVIPDFAKQSRPTVGTKPYSVLELAGRHVYIKDSCNACHSQLIRPFKSETDRYGMYSLSGEYAYDRPFLWGSKRTGPDLMRVGNYRTTDWHENHMWDPVAVVPGSIMPAYKHQFTNIADIETAYAEAITIKKVFNTPYDQDGMPKLGTWEEAKKAALAEAQEIANSMRNEKVKQAVANGEVPEIVALIAYLNSLK is encoded by the coding sequence ATGTTTCATTGGTTTGAACAAAGACCGTTTTTCTTTGCGGTACTAGTATTTATATTTATTTCATTTGCGGGTATTATCGAAGTAATTCCAGATTTTGCAAAACAAAGTAGACCAACAGTTGGTACAAAACCTTACTCTGTATTGGAACTTGCAGGAAGACATGTATATATTAAAGATTCATGTAATGCTTGTCACTCACAGTTAATTAGACCATTTAAATCAGAAACTGATAGATATGGTATGTACTCTTTAAGTGGTGAGTATGCTTACGATAGACCATTTTTATGGGGATCAAAAAGAACTGGACCAGATTTAATGAGAGTTGGAAATTATAGAACTACAGATTGGCATGAAAATCATATGTGGGATCCAGTAGCTGTTGTTCCTGGAAGTATTATGCCAGCATATAAACATCAATTTACAAATATAGCTGATATAGAGACTGCGTATGCAGAAGCTATAACAATTAAAAAAGTGTTTAACACACCATATGATCAAGATGGTATGCCAAAACTTGGAACTTGGGAAGAAGCTAAAAAAGCTGCTTTAGCTGAGGCACAAGAGATAGCAAACTCAATGAGAAATGAAAAAGTTAAACAAGCTGTTGCAAATGGTGAAGTTCCTGAAATAGTTGCATTAATTGCATATTTAAATTCTTTAAAATAA
- a CDS encoding CcoQ/FixQ family Cbb3-type cytochrome c oxidase assembly chaperone yields the protein MDYEALVNLQGYVKFFLILIVFVLFYSYAFSIYRRDRKGERDFEKYSKLVHDDSSVSEPLEKREEKEKVIGNKEK from the coding sequence ATGGATTATGAAGCACTAGTAAATTTACAAGGTTATGTTAAATTCTTTCTTATCTTAATAGTATTTGTACTATTTTACTCTTATGCTTTCTCTATTTACAGAAGAGATAGAAAAGGGGAAAGAGATTTTGAGAAGTACTCTAAACTTGTACATGATGACTCAAGTGTTTCAGAACCTCTTGAAAAAAGAGAAGAGAAAGAAAAAGTTATAGGTAATAAGGAGAAATAA
- a CDS encoding c-type cytochrome — translation MKSMVIGGIILIIALMAGTYYVAGDAFNTDDYINALTFLGAAAIITISTFVVLKYVNQMKNDRAGGDLADENWDGIGEYKNPVPTGWALAFIGTILWMFWYFTIGYPINGFSQIGQWNEETNAYNAKFEQKWVNPNESTLNAMGQSLFLVQCAPCHGVDAEGIDGKAQDLTKRMSKDQIVYVIKNGANNLTEAFPGGMPPMMLQDEKEISDVAEYIASGFKGEAPAAYATCATCHGDNGEGMPFVGPNIKSYDDGIVLAVLKQGKKGLLGEMPHFNGRLNETQERALASYIRSIGDK, via the coding sequence ATGAAATCTATGGTTATAGGTGGAATAATTCTTATCATCGCATTAATGGCAGGAACTTACTATGTTGCAGGTGACGCTTTTAATACGGATGATTATATCAATGCTTTAACATTTTTAGGGGCAGCTGCTATTATTACAATTAGTACATTTGTTGTTCTAAAATATGTTAATCAGATGAAAAATGACAGAGCAGGTGGTGATCTTGCTGATGAGAATTGGGATGGAATTGGTGAGTATAAAAATCCTGTTCCAACAGGTTGGGCACTAGCATTTATTGGAACAATTCTTTGGATGTTTTGGTATTTTACAATTGGTTACCCAATTAATGGATTCTCTCAAATTGGTCAATGGAATGAAGAGACAAATGCATATAATGCGAAGTTTGAACAAAAATGGGTAAATCCAAATGAGTCAACTTTGAATGCAATGGGTCAATCACTTTTCTTAGTTCAATGTGCTCCTTGTCATGGAGTTGATGCAGAGGGAATTGATGGTAAAGCACAAGACTTAACAAAAAGAATGAGTAAAGATCAAATTGTTTATGTAATTAAAAATGGTGCAAACAATTTAACAGAAGCTTTCCCAGGTGGAATGCCTCCTATGATGTTACAAGATGAAAAAGAGATATCTGATGTAGCTGAATATATCGCAAGTGGATTCAAAGGTGAAGCTCCAGCTGCTTATGCAACTTGTGCTACTTGTCACGGTGATAACGGAGAAGGTATGCCATTTGTAGGTCCAAATATTAAATCTTATGATGATGGTATTGTACTTGCTGTATTAAAACAAGGTAAAAAAGGTCTTCTAGGAGAGATGCCTCATTTTAATGGAAGATTAAATGAGACTCAAGAGAGAGCTTTAGCTTCATATATTAGAAGTATAGGAGATAAATAA